CTAAAATATGCTACCGGTTTGCCTTCTTGCAATAAAACACCGCCTAAACCAATGCCGCTAGCATCACATTCTAATTCAAACATCTTATTAAAATCGGGTAATTGCAGCAAAGGGGCGTGTGTAAGCTTATCTTTAAGAGTAGTGAAGGCTTCCTCTTGTGCGTCGCTCCAAACAAATGGCACATTTTTCTTTGTGAGCTCGTTGAGCGGCACTGCGATGGTACTAAAATCCTTCACGAACTGGCGGTAGAACCCAGCAAGTCCGAGAAAACTTCGTACTTGTGTGACCGAGTTAGGGGTCGGCCAACTCTGGATCGcttcaaccttggctttatcaacttcaattccttGTGCTGtcacaacatagccaagaaaagcgACTCGATCCATGCAAAAAGTGCACTTCTCGATGTTACCAAataaacgtgcatcacgtagagcagaAAAAACAGCACGCAAATGGTCCAAGTGTTCCTCTAGTGACTTACTTTAAATCAGAATATCATCGAAGTatactaccacaaatcgtccaatgaaagctcGCAAGACTTcattcattagtctcatgaaagtactaggtgcattagtcaatccaaaaggcataactaaccactcatataaaccaaatttagttttgaaagcagttttccattcatcacctagtttcatacgaatttgatggtagcCACTACGCAAGTCCACTTTAGAAAACACAACTGAGCCACTGAGTTCATCAAGCATGTCATCTAatctaggaataggatgacgatatcGAATTGTTATATTATTGATggctctacaatcaacacacatacgtgaAGTACCGTCTTTTTTAGGAACAAGTAAAATTGGTACAGCACATGGACTAAGGGATTCCCAAATGTAACCTTTTTCGAGTAGTTCTTGAACTTGTCGCTGAATCTCCTTAGTCTCCTCAGGATTAGTCCGGTACGGCGCACGGTTGGGTAATGAGGCGCCAGGTATCAAGTCAATTTGATGTTCAATTCCTCTCATAGGTGGCAGCCCCGATGGTACTTCCTTTGGGAAAACATCATGATACTCATGCAAAAGGTTAGCGACAACAGGAGGCAAAGAAGAAGGCATATCCTCAAATGAAAACAAAACTTCTTTGCAAATAAGAGCATAACATTCATCAGTATGAGCATCTAACTCAAAAATTTCAGCACGTGTAGCTAAGAAAGAAGCACCTTTCAATTTAATTTCTTTAGATGTGCTAGGATCAGATTTGTGCATCTTATTAAATTGTTCTAACTCATCAACAACTTTCTGATTTTCAGATTTAGTACGCTCAGTATTTGTGTTTCTACTAGCCCTAGCAAGATCATCTTTTAAAATTTGCTCAGGAGACATAGGGTGTAGAATGATTTTCTTTCCTTTATGTGTGAGAGTGTACTGATTAGTTCTACCATCATGTAAACATTGTTTATCATACTGCCATGGCCTTCCTAGTAACATAGAACAAGCTTGCATAGGCACAATATCGCAATCAATAGTATCATGGTATGAACCTAAAGAAAAAGGAACTCTCACCATGCGTGTTACCTTTACCTTTCCATCATCATTAAACCATTGAATGTAGTAAGGTTGTGGATGTTGTCGCGAAGGTAgggatagcttctccaccatgtCAATGCTTGCTAAATTGTTACAACTCCCTCCATCAATGATTATGCGAACGGAACGCTCCTTGACGACTCCTTTGATGTGGAAGAGGTTGTGACGTTGATCCTTCTTTGCTTTGACAATCTGAGCACTAAGTACACGATGTGATATAAGACTCATGTACTTATCGGCGTCGTCAGCGGTCACATGTTCTTCCTCTTGCTCCGGTCTTGTGTCTTCATGTGCAGCAAGCAAGGCATATGTGTCTTCATCAAAATCACTAGCGGAGTCGTACTCACCGTCTTCACGAATGATCAATACACGCTTATTAGGACACTCCTTCATGACATGGCCAAATCCCTTGCAAGTGTGGCACTGGATATCCTTTGTTCTTTTGGAGGAAGCGGACGATGACGACGAACTTTTTGTTGGAATTTGTGTAGTACTTTTCAGTGGTGCCGAAGAGTGTGATGCTGAAGTTGATGAAGAAGACCCCGGTCGAGAGGTTGCAGGTGCTGTTGTAGAGGGGCGAGTAGACGGGGCAGCAGGGGTGCGCGGCGCCCATGTGGAAGTACGACCTGTAGAAAAATGAGAACGTATTCTCGAGCGACCCTGCACTTCATGTTCAGCATGTatagcaagatggaataaacgggTCATTGAATGATAATCCTTATAAGCAAGTATGTCATAAATTTCTCTATTCAATCCACCCAAGAACCTAGCCATAGCGGCTTCCTCGGTCTCAACTAAACCACAACGTAACATGCCCATTTGCAATTCTTGATAATAGTCTTCCACAGATTTAGATCCTTggttcaaccgttgtagtttatTTAGCAAGTCACGTTCATAATATCCAGGAACAAAACGGTGACGCATTACTAATTTCAAAGCTTCCCAAGTGGTAGGAATATTACGACAATGTTGtctccaccaaacagaagcaaaatcACTAAACTCACTAGTTGCAGCCCTAACTCTTTTATCATCGGGAAAATCATGGCAAGCAAATTTTTGATCAACTAGTAATTCCTAGTCAAGATAAACATCTGGATCATATTTCCCATCAAAAGGAGGCATGAAAAATTTAATTCTACCCAAAGAATCATCATGGCCACGTACCTGAGGACGCTGGTGTCGTCCCATACCTTGTTGATTATTGCGTAGTCGACGATGATCACGATCATTGTTATCAATAACTGCATCAGGATCCTCAGAATCACCATCATAGTTGTCATCTTGGATGTCGTCGGCTATCGAGTTGGCGTTGCGAGGACGGGGCTGGTCGACGGCATCGGTGTATGAAAGAGGGTGCCTCGGGTCTCCTGGGGGCACCCGACAAGCTCATTGTAGACCTGTGTTGGTGGCTGGAAGACGCAGAGCGGCAGTGGAGGTGCCACCCAGACGGGCATCCTCGGCATCGAGACGTTTCATAATAGatgcaagtgtttgattgaacGTCTCGTTGCTATCCTCGATCGACTTGAGACGCTTATCAAGTGCGCCCTCGAACGATGTGAACCGCTCGGTGTATGCATGCACATCCTCCTCAAGGCGTGCGACCGTGGCTTTCATGTTGTCTTCGTCACCTGCCATGGTTAGGATGAAACAAGAACAAAATCACAAGTATATTCCTCCTACAATAACTACGGTAAGGCGGTGGAAAATGTCTCTCAACTGTCGAGCAATTACCAAGCTCTTACCAATTCTTACCGTGCTGCCGTGGTTGTCGACCGTTGGCGATGTCAAAAGTTATCAAAAGATTGATATAGCGATTACCAAGTGACCGAACAGGGTACAATATAGGAAGTGGAGCTTGGTGAAGGTTTCCTCAACTCACAATATGTGGCACAATTAAGCAAAAAGTAATGCAAGCTGAATAATTGCTCAAACTCCTAACTAGTGCTGGCAGTCGACTAGTAATAGTAAGAGATAAAACAATCTAAACCTAGATACTGAATCAAGGGAGTGAAAACCGATAACGAAAATAGCTCTAAATAGCTAGATATAAGTAAGGTACAAACGTAGCGTATGACGACATGAGCAGAAGATGTGCAACAATTATCACGTATATGCACCAAGTAACAGTTCTCAACAGCAAGAGATATTTCAAAAGATGTGAACCGGCTGGAACTTTGCAAaaccttttttctttcttttttttcttcttctttttttttgctcttttttgtTCTCTgtttttttcctctcttttttcaGAGCGGTTGCTAGCACAAGTCACGGACAGAAATTAAGTCacaagagagaaaaagaaaaataatgcAAGGCTACTGGACAAAGTGCTACGCGAGCTAACTAGTATATGAATGGATAGGAACAGCCTGATGGAGGTGTGACGCGTGACGGCAGACACCGATGGAAAGATGTCTGGCCACTCGCGTACGTGTGGGAACAACAGCGCGGAGAGCAGACACTGGGTGGCTGATGTCTGGGCGAACACGTGAGACGAGGCTGCACGTACGCACGCGCAGGTTGACCGAGTCTGGAATACTGTGTCGTGGCGCAAAGCCTGTACGCGTGGAAAACGATGCGacttgtttttttatttttcagaTTACGAACGAACTGGCGGCGGAAAATATGATGGACAAAAACAAGGTTCGATCTAGTAGATGATTATCTCCCAAAACAAATCTAAACCAGCACTAATTTTAGGATGAATGCAACCAACAATTCAACTACGCAAATACTAGATGCAAAAATTGCTAAAGGCTAAAAAGATAGGTGTAATGGATGAACTAATCTattgtttggctttttcgtggGTTTATAGGATcaaaaaataaactaaactaCGAAAACTGTAAATCTCTCACCGAtgaacctgaaaactgataccacttgatgtGACGGTggcccgatctttcgatgagagtGGGGATAATTATCGATTCGGTGGATTTTGACCTTGACGATCCGGCTATACCGTACCCGACGATACGCCTCgacaatcgctaaaccaatctccgaTGGTTATTGACCTTGCCGTAGGCACGATCAACTTGAACAACGAGGTTCGagttcctgcaagcaatcgaagaaccgGCAAGAACAAAGGCGAATTGCAATCTGAAATTGCGGATGAAAAATTAAGCACACGAACTAGATCAAAAGTTGGGGTTCCACTGTGGATCTGACAAGGCAATAGTCCTACACGTCTCGTAGATGCGAAATTGTAGCGATGGTTAGACAATACAATAAAACCCGAGTCTAAACCCTAACCTAGACTAGCTATTTATTAAAAGGCAATGATGCGGTCGAAACGTTTCGCTACTGCTTCCGGTCGAAGGCGGTATGTGTTGTCCACGAATCGGACTGCGCGTCGTACGTAGCTGGCCTTCTTGGAAGTTGCGCCAAGCACCTGGTGGCGTGGCCGAAAGCCAGAGGCCCACCCACGTGGTGATGTTGGCCCAttaatccaagtcccttggtgcACTTCATGCATGTACATGGATGGGACGTGACATGCATGCAAGAATGTTGCTCCATTTGATCTGAATGCACACTGTCTTCATCTTTTATCTCTCCTTTATTCCTAAGTACAAGTAAATCCGAATATGAGCGTAATATTATATCCTCATTAGCCGGATCATATTTATAAAGGAACGATAGTACCTGGCCATTTATTTGTCTCGCGCGCGCTCTAGTTATAGGTCCGGATGGCATAACTGATGTAGGAGTGGCGATAGGAGTAACTGCGGCAGAGATGTCCTCATCAGATACAAAGGTttctgagtcattttaccagttctagtagccactctaacagcaaaatcattattcttactattcaattcattgagtaaatcattctgagctttaggtacttgttctagttgagtggtaaccatagaagcatgtttactaatgagtttaagttcacctttaactctagacatataatcacccaagtgttcaatcatataagcattgtgttttaattgtctaccaacataagcattgaagttttcttgtttgacaaaaaaattatcaaactcatctaagcattggctagcagacttataacgaggaatatcaccttcatcaaatctatagagagaatttacctttactacctgtgtcgggttatcaagaccatgtgtttcttcaataggtaatggattaaaaccatgtatttcttcaacaggcggtaaattaagaccatgtatttctttaacaggaggtaaattcttaacatcttcagcttttataccttttctttcatagatttctttgcctcttgcatatcttcaggactgagaaatagaacaccccttttcttcggagttggcttaggagttggttcaggaagtgtccaattattttcatttgtcaacatattattcaatagaatttcagcttcatctggtgttctttccctgaaaacacaaccagcacaactatccaggtggtctctggaagcatcggttagtccattataaaagatatcaagtatttcatttttcttaagaggatgatcagacaaagcattaagtaattggagaagcctaccacaagcttgtgggagaccctcttcttcaattttgtgacgcccccgatttgaccgtacgctaatcatgcacgcaaatgtgcacgaccaagatcagggactcacgggaagatatcacaacacaactctaaaacataaataagtcatacaagcatcataatacaagccaggggcctcgagggctcgaatagaagtgctcgatcacagacgagtcagcggaagcaacaatatctgagtacagacataagttaaacaagtttgccttaagaaggctagcacaaactgggatacagatcgaacgaggcgcaggcctcctgcctgggatcctcctaactactcctggtcgtcgtcagcggcctgcacgtagtagtaggcacctccagtgtcgtaggtgtcgtcgtcgacggtggcgtctagctcctgggctccaacatctggttgcgaca
The Aegilops tauschii subsp. strangulata cultivar AL8/78 chromosome 3, Aet v6.0, whole genome shotgun sequence genome window above contains:
- the LOC141042979 gene encoding uncharacterized protein; amino-acid sequence: MPRMPVWVAPPLPLCVFQPPTQLLITMIVIIVDYAIINKVWDDTSVLRYVAMMILWGRSRIRSHFSTGRTSTWAPRTPAAPSTRPSTTAPATSRPGSSSSTSASHSSAPLKSTTQIPTKSSSSSSASSKRTKDIQCHTCKGFGHVMKECPNKRVLIIREDGEYDSASDFDEDTYALLAAHEDTRPEQEEEHVTADDADKYMSLISHRVLSAQIVKAKKDQRHNLFHIKGVVKERSVRIIIDGGSCNNLASIDMVEKLSLPSRQHPQPYYIQWFNDDGKVKVTRMVRVPFSLGSYHDTIDCDIVPMQACSMLLGRPWQYDKQCLHDGRTNQYTLTHKGKKIILHPMSPEQILKDDLARASRNTNTERTKSENQKVVDELEQFNKMHKSDPSTSKEIKLKGASFLATRAEIFELDAHTDECYALICKEVLFSFEDMPSSLPPVVANLLHEYHDVFPKEVPSGLPPMRGIEHQIDLIPGASLPNRAPYRTNPEETKEIQRQVQELLEKGYIWESLSPCAVPILLVPKKDERVELGTSSSLMKDLFFVLISYASQIALFVFCCYRRHMAEDLWDISVLKRQ